gtatcaaatacttgttctccccactgtataGCATCTCTAAGGAGCAAGTCAAAGTCAAGAGTCTCTGAGGAGGCAGTCAGAGACGAATCAAGAGTCTCTGAGGAGCAAGTCAAAGTTAAGAGTGTCCGAAGTGCGAGTCAGAGCTGGGTCTCTGAGGTCTGAGTTGAGTCTGATGCGTGAGTCGTAACAGTGTCGTAACTGAGAGGATCCAATAACTGTCAAACGAACACAAATGAAACGTATCAGATTTGGAACATTTTAATTCAAGATCATTTTTCCCCACAGAGAAAAGTTACATGGACTCACATCTTCATCATGCATCCTGATGAGGTAGATTAGTCTTTAAAGAGGAGAATCTCACTCACCTGTAAGAGGAgatgttttcacatttacagcagaTGTAGTGATAGCTACATTTCCTTATTTTAGTCAGTGTCCCTTTGATTCTAGAGAGCATTTCCTTTGTGACTCTTCTGTCTCACCACTAGAGGCACTCTGACCAAAATAAGGAAATGTAGCTATCAATACATTTGCTGCCAGTGCAGCCAGTCTCAAACACATTctaaatgttatatatatgttgttattataataaggacgttttttgtgtttgtgtgcaggaaGCCGGCGGACAGTGGATGTGATGGATGTCAGCACTCAGAAGGGTTCGGAGATGAGCATGGCCCAGTTTGTTCGTTATTACGAGACtccagaggaagagagagagaaactgttcAATGTGATCAGTCTGGAGTTCAGCCACACCAAACTGGAAAACCTCATCCAGAGACCTGCTGTGGTACCTGCTGTATATTTTTAGTGAACGAAACATATTCTGATACATTCTGTGATTAAAAAAAGCTCCAGGTAACCTAAATCTGAGTCTTCCTTCTAATTAGGTTAATCTTGCTCATCTGGGCCCAAAATATACAAGGACAAAGTGTTTCAGTATAAAAACCTTCCCAGATTCTAATGAATGACCAatatatttcaccatatttctctcctctcGTGGTAAACTGGGCGGTCCTAATCTTGGGTAACACCTCCGTAAGCATtgccctgaccaatcacaaggctgttTCTCTGGCCCATGCCCACACAGTTCTTATTTAGGTCtgatcaacattttttttctttttttttcttcatattaaTATCTTAAATTTTTCTTTCAAGCTTTCTTGGATGTTTAATAGAACACTGAATTTTAGGTTGGTTTGGTTTCTCCAAGTGGTTTTGCTGTAAGCACAGTGGATTAGaggtgtgtgatgtgtgttttCAGGTGGACCTGGTGGACTGGGTGGACAACATGTGGCCACTCCATCTGAAACAGAGACAAACTGAAGCCACCAACGTCATCTCTGAGATGAAGTACCCTAAAGTCCAGAGGTATTTCCCGCAGCAGGAGGCAGCACTAGATTTTACTTTAATTCTGCTTTTCTCATAtgctccgtctctctctctctctctctctctctctctctctctctctctctctctctctctctctctctctctctctctctctctctctctctctctctctctctctctctctctctctctctctctttctctctctctttctctctttctctctttctctctttctttctttctttctttctttctttctttctttctttctttctctttctctttctccctcactgtAGGTATTGTCTGATGAGTGTTAAAGGATGTTATACTGATTTTCACATCGACTTTGGTGGAACCTCAGTGTGGTACCACGTTTTTAAAGGAGGAAAGGTGAGTGTGGAATGTCCTGCCGTTTCAGATGTTCTGCTATAAATGCTCTAATGTTGTAATCGGTTAAAGCAGCATTATGCAGAGTTTACACCACTGTCATAAATACAAATCGCACTTTGAATGGCCCTCATGGACAGTTACAGCCAGGGTCGCAATGTGCAATCCCATTCCCCTTGATGTACACGTATTATGCAGTCGAATGGATACTACAGATTACATTGACGGtttcaaaatgacttagaagctgttattttaaggtGAAATTGTTAAATAATGTTGCTTTAACATCCCCctgtgcgctctctctctctctctctctctctctccatctctttctctttctatcactctgttggtctctctctcctttctgcaggTGTTTTGGCTGATCCCTCCGTCGCCCAGTAATCTGGAGCTGTATGAGCAGTGGGTTTTATCAGGGAAGCAGAGTGATGTGTTTCTGGGTGATCAAGTAGAGGGCTGTGAACGCATCACACTCAAACAGGGCCACACCTTTTTCATCCCATCAGGTTAGTACTGAATACCACAcattacacacttaaaacagaTATATAAAAGACAACACATTCTGTCTTTATCCAGACACACCAGTGTGTTCAGGTGGAGATGACACAGGATGTGTTGAATCAGAAAACAATATGACACAAAAAGGTTTAAAACAGGTAAGAtaagcaagtgtgtgtgtttgtgtgtgcagggTGGATCCATGCCGTTTATACTCCAGAGGATTCCCTAGTGTTTGGGGGGAATCTGCTCCACAGCTTCAACATCCCCATGCAGCTTCTCGTGTACGACATAGAGAACAGGACTAAAGTGAGAAGCTTTTAGCTTTTACCATTCAAAACATCACCTCTCTGTGATGATGGTATTGGTGGTGGTGATGCTGCTGGCGATAATAGTGGggtggtggtgatagtgatGGTAATGGTAGTGATAATGGGGATGGTGGTGATAATGGTAATGTGGTGTTGGTGGTACTGGTGGTGATGATGGAGGGGGTAATGGTTATGTGATAGTGATGATGGTGTTAGTAATAATAGACAGAGAAgtataatagtaataaacagAGTTCATTAAACATAGATAATGTCTGGATAAATAGATGAGTTCACTGAACTGGTGCTGAAGATTCTGTTTGTGCCTCTCAGGTTCACTCAAAGTTCCGCTATCCATTCTTCTATGAGATGTGTTGGTACGTGCTGGAGAGATACGTGCAGTGCCTGACCAAATGCTCCTACCTCAGCGAGGACTTCCAGAGAGAGGCCAGCCTGAccggtgagagacagagagagaccagagcAGGGAGGGGATGAAACAGTGAAACAACTAATGACAttaacagcatttggcagatgctcttatccagattggcttacaatttgatcattttacacaggtaaggtagtgttgggagtcttgcccaaggactcttattgatatagtatagcttacccaggcagggattgaaccccagtctacagtgtagaaggcagaggtgttacccactacactatactataccaaaTAATGAGGAGTGAATAAAAAAAGGTTGAGGAAGGAAATTAATTAGTGAGTTTATAAGGTTCTTGCTTTCATCCTCAGATGGATCCAGTATTTTTAATAAGTTTAATAAATACATCCATTCAGAGGTGCCACCTTCactatttgtatgtgtttgtcacATTTTCTAATATTTAACTATAAACCTGTAGATTTGTTGTGTATTAAAATTTATAATTAatcaggtgtgtccaaacttgaGGCTGGAACCTTGTGCGTTGCAGTGTGGGTAATGTAGTTCTATCAAGGCTAAAGCTTCGGTTTCCATTTCAGGTCCTATCTCTGACCTACGGGGAGACATGGATGAGTCCACTGAGACACAGGTGGACACTGAGCAGACAGTTCAGTACAACCCTAGCATCCACACTTCACACACTCTCAAACCGGTTAGTGACTCTGAGGACAGCACTGCATCTAGGCTACCAGACCATAAACCTGAGCTGGATGCCAAGCTGGTGTTGGACCTCAAACCTATGGTTGAATCTAAAACTGTTTTGGACCCTGTGGTGGACCCTAAACCCACAGTTGATGCTGCACAAGCCGGCTGGACGCACCTGACAGAGTTTGAGCTGAGTGGTCTGCAGGTGCTGGTGGAGAAGCTGGAGTCGCTGCCTGCAGGTAAACGCTGCATTCCAGATGGGATAGAAGATGCCCAGGCTCTGCTCCAACACATGAAGGTACCACTGATGTGTCTGTCTGATTGTCCAGTCTGTAATATGTCTGAACCAGAAGAGATCAACAGGCTTATCACAGCATAGTTTTGCATATCAGAATTATATCATAAATTAATCTGTTAACTATTAGTCTATCAGTTGACTCATCAAACTGTTCTGCTTGATTTCCTCTCCCTTTACCACCACCATTATTTAAAGTTCTGATTTCTTGTGTTATGAAGCATTAGAAGCCATATTGCCCCccacacttcctgtagtgtattacagtctgtcgtAATggctgtgtggatcatatgaacattacagagcaattttttaaaaacaaaacaatagaagTCATATAgctatgtgtttgtgtgagagtaGGTGCTCCTAAAGGAACACGCAGATGATGACCCCAAGCTGGCCATTACAGGGAGGCCTGTTGTTTGTTGGCCAAAGAAATCCATCAAGGTAACACTGAAAGTTATGCAGCCTGTTAAATCATCCACACcttcttttttgctttattcATCCAGGGAATTTATATACTGACAATTATTTGATTAATACAAATACTGGCTTGGATTCAGTATTTTCATAGATAATTCAGCCCAGAAATCCAGTTTaggtaaaatgaaaaatgatgaaatgattCCACAGTGcagatatttaaattattttaaagtagCTTTAAGAAATCAGAATTTGATCTGGATTAAAATGGCCAGTGCTGATCTATTTAAACAAACATCTGATACTAATCTTTCAGACTAAATTAGTGAATATATATGTGTTTGCATTTAAATAATATTGTCCTGTTTTAATGTTCctattttctgtgtttgtatgCAGCCGCGAACTCCAGCTCGTCCCCGAGCGCGCGTGGCGCCGTGCGGATCTCGCAGCCCATCTGCGCGGCGCAGACGAACGCGATGCAGGCGGTGTGAGGCGTGTGTGCGGACGGAGTGCGGTCAGTGCCACTTTTGTAAGGACATGAGAAAGTTCGGTGGTCCGGGCCGCATGAAACAGACTTGCATCCTGAGACAGTGCATTGCTGTGAgtgctgtgtatatatacatacacacacatacacacatatacacacgcatacacacgcgcacacacacacacacacacacacacacacacacacacacacacacaccctacatAATGAAATATAACGAAAAAATCTtgcaattaaatattttcttaaatcTATGTGTgacacaattattggcaccctagAAATTCTTAGGAAGTATATACTGAAGTATATTCCCattaatattttctgttttaaagttCATGTGAGAGATCAGGAACACTTAAATGTTTGCCCATGACTTTATTCCCACAATTATGccgattaaaaaaaatgtttcctgCTAAGATTCAGTCATTGTGCTTTGAATgaaggttagatttttgttatgattttaaatgacagatcattatatttttacagcctgttttgctcCTGTTTACCAGAGATGCCAATATTTATGGAGGGGGCAGTAAATAAATTGGTACACAAACTGTCTGCAAGAAATATAAGATGTGCAATATGAGAAAAGTACAGTGAAGTACTGAAGTAGAAAGGTGTGTAAAGCTGAAGGAGTGAACAGAGtaaatatatagttatataatataataatgtgcATATGTGCACTGATTACAGTAGATGATCTGATTCAGAAGGATTATGCAAGGACATATACAATGACATATACAACGATTTATATACAAATTTGTTCACCAAACTAATACTTCATGATCAATTATGAATCAATAAATATGCagcagaacatttacaaaatgtgATTCCAGTGGTCCAGCTGTGTTACTACAGCCGTCAGCCTGTAGAGTAGCAGTAACTGCACAGCTAACGTTCCATAAGAACAAATGAAGCTGGAGAGCAGAAACACCTTTACCTGTTCAccttctgtgtatgtgtgttacagCCTGTGCTGCCTCACACGGCGGTGTGTGCGGTGTGTGGGGAGGCAGGGAAGGAGGACACGgtggaggaggagcaggagatGTTTAGGCTGATGCTGATGGAGTGCTCCATCTGTAATGAAATCATTCACCCAGGATGCTTGAAGGTCAGATCACATCACACGTAATGCTGGACAGAACTTTAACCTCAGTACAGATGAGAGAAAGTAACTCACAGCTGAAATAGAGAACTGATTTGTGTTAAATGGGCAGAACAAATAGGAGTGGATGCTGTAGTGGATGAATGTGCTGTGTTCTGttacagttttgtttgtttctgagtTTCTCTGTGTTGTGTGCAGGAAGTGGGCGGGGTGGTGAATGAGGAGCTGCCCAACTGTTGGGAGTGTCCTAAATGCAGCCAGGCTGGAAAGGCTGGGAAAGTAAGCAGCGCAGAACTGGCCACAGTCCTGACCGTAGTGCTGACTGCAGAACTAACCTCAGTCTTGACCAGTGTGGACTACAGCCTTAACCACAGAGCTAGCCTCAGTACTGACTGCAGGACTGATCACAGTCCTGATCAGTCTGGACTACAGTCTTAACTATAGAACTAGACATAGAACTGACCACAGCACTGATCACAGAGCTGACCACTGAACGACCACATTTCTGACCAGTCTTAACCACAGGACTGACCACAGTGCCAACCAGTCCAGACTACAGTCTTAACCGCAGAACTAACTGCAGAACTGATCACAGGCCTGACTACAGAACTAACTGTGGTCCTGACCACAGAAATTGACCACACAATTCACCACAAAACTGACCGCAGTCCTGACTGTAGAACTGTCCATAGAACTGACTGCAGAgctgaccacagaacagatCACAGTCCTAACCACAGACCTGTCCACAGTCCTGAGTGCAGAGCTGACCATAATCCTGTTCACAGAACTGAACGCAGAACTAACCACAGTCCTGACTGGAAAGCTGACTGCAGAGCCGACCATGAAATAGACTGCAGAGCTGACAACAAACCTACTGTAACTACTGTAGAACTGATCACGGTCCTGATTACAGACCTTACCAAAGAACTGACTGCAGACCCTCACAACATTTGCTTTATTAACTTattctctctctgcattttaATCTACAGCTGACTTCTGTGTCAGTTAGATAACAAAAGTGTTCTGTACTTTTAGCCTCAATTAAACCTCAGTCAATAACTGCTGATTAACTGGCTGcttattactgttttattaagTTACAAGTCAGTAACAAGGCTGAATAAAGCATTTTGCAACACCTTATTTTTGTATTACATGATCAATCTTGTGCTTGATAACAGGCATAATAAGAATTAGCTAATGTGTTGTAATAATCTCTTTAAAGCAGAAGAGGGGTCCGGGGTTTAAATTTGCCCCCACCCTTCCGGGTTCTCTACACAAGCCACGACCCCCCACGGACCCACCGGACAAACAGGACATAAACAAAACCACAGAACTTCCCTCCGTTGACCTGTCAGCCCTGAATCAGAAAACGGAGCCAGAAGACATGCCCATCACCAAGCCTGAGGATTCCACTGAGAAACCCCTCCCCTCTCTGGGGGTGGCACCTGTACTAAAGTCCAaagcggaggaggaggaggaggaggaggagactgTGCACAAGAAGAGGAAGTGCTGTATGGACTCAGAGCCGGAGCCCAGCAGAAAGGTCTGCTGACCGATTCATTCACTCCAAAACACTCACAAACTCACGTTCACTCTGTTTCAGTAGATAATGTTGGACCGGTCACTCAggaacattagcatgctataAGGATTTTAATAGAGCTGAATTTGTGCTGTCTGTGATCCCTCAGAAGATCTCGAACGTTCTGAACCCTGAAATGCTGCACGctgtgaagagagagagcaaggaggaggagaagggcaATGAAGATGAGCAGAGGCCTAAAGAGGAGGACGGAGAGGATGAAAAGCCAGTACATCAAACATCCACTCTCCCAAACAAGACGTCAGCTTTGCATGAAAATGGCCAAACACGTAGAGTGTCAGGCGGTGACAAACAGGTGAAGAGCCAATTAAAATGGCTCAGGAGCCAATGGCTGAAGCAGAAGATTCTGAAAGGCGAGGGGAGACAGGCCAATCAGAACGGAACGCTACCCACCAACTTGGAAAGCCATGACGATGGAGGTGGTTACCTAGGCGACTGGCTAGGAACCCGGGAGGAACTGGAGAAGGAGGAGCCTCTGGCGAGGAAGACTCTGCCTCCAGCTGCTGCCCAACACCTGCCCAAATGTGCGCAAGTGGAACGCCACGTCATCAGACCGCTGCCCATCAGTCCCCCACCGGACCGCCTACCGCTAAATAATGGACAGAGCCACGTGATTGGCAGAGAGGAGTGGATGGGCGTGTTCAGTCACCTGCAGCACaatgagctgtgtgtgtgcatgcaagtCTGCAAGACCTGGAACCGGTGGTaagtgaaaaataacatttaaagcGATAGTTAAGAGAAGAATCACATTCCCCCAGATTCTCCCTAATGTCTTTACTACCTGTAAACATGGACTGAAGAACAGTAGCAGCCATGAATTTTGGCTATAAAGGTCTATTAGAGACTACTGAAGAACTCCACATGACTGAAAAAGAAATTGCAATAGTTAAGCAGTTAGCATTATGCTAATTGGTGCGGTATAAGCTCCTATTACCtgttagctaaattagccttgtagctccagtgttaaaactaaagaagcttcAGACATGAAACATGTATCAGCTGACCATAATTTTGGGGTGGGACGTTGAATTGTGTAATTTCAATTTTCACTGGACTATTTGTTTTAAGTGGAACTGCCCACCTAATGTTAATGGTTGATTTAAATACGATGAATTGTAATAGGACTTGAGCTGTTCGGATTCTGATACGCAAGCTGAAGTACTAGTAATTTTCAGtctgctcttgctctctctctttccctgtctctctatttgtctgtctcGGTCTCTTTTTCAccttccctgtctctctctctttctctcaggtgCTGTGATAAAAGGCTGTGGAGCAGGATTGACCTGAACCACTGTAAGTCCATCACCCCCCTCATGCTTAGTGGTATAATCCGCAGACAGCCGCTCTCTCTTGACCTCAGCTGGACCAACATCTCTAAGAAACAGCTCAGCTGGCTCATTAACCGGCTTCCAGGTGGGTACAATATAATTAGTACATATATtgcactttacttttaacatcATTCATtatactgtgctgcactataCTATAACACCACTCACTGTACTGCAGTATACTATAACATCAtgcactgtactgcactatACTGTATAACACCACTCACTGTATTAACATCACCCACTATAGTGCACTATAACACTACCTACTGTATTGTAACACCACCAACTATACCGCACTATAGCACCACTCACTATACTGCACAATATTATAACACCTACCACTATAACGCACTATACTGTAATATCCCTCACTATATTGCACTGTACTATTTAACAACATACAAAATTCACTATACTATACTAGAGCATCATTCAGTAATTGttttgtactgcactgtactgtaacacTACTCACTGTActataataccactcacagtacTGATCTATGTTCTATATTGTGCTACACTCTTGACAGTGCtcactgtagtgcagtgcactCTTAACACCAATCACTGTACTGAGCAGTGTGTGATGGTGAAGGGCAGTAATTGTGTGTTGTAGG
The DNA window shown above is from Pygocentrus nattereri isolate fPygNat1 chromosome 18, fPygNat1.pri, whole genome shotgun sequence and carries:
- the LOC108425167 gene encoding lysine-specific demethylase 2B isoform X2; this translates as MVVMMMMVIMMMMEPCEESGRRLRSVCRRMYDENEDLSDVEDIVNIRGFDLEDKLQSDRYNSSFVHFMEGKDFTYEYVQREALRTPLVFKSKEGLGIRMPEPEFTVSEIKGLVGSRRTVDVMDVSTQKGSEMSMAQFVRYYETPEEEREKLFNVISLEFSHTKLENLIQRPAVVDLVDWVDNMWPLHLKQRQTEATNVISEMKYPKVQRYCLMSVKGCYTDFHIDFGGTSVWYHVFKGGKVFWLIPPSPSNLELYEQWVLSGKQSDVFLGDQVEGCERITLKQGHTFFIPSGWIHAVYTPEDSLVFGGNLLHSFNIPMQLLVYDIENRTKVHSKFRYPFFYEMCWYVLERYVQCLTKCSYLSEDFQREASLTGPISDLRGDMDESTETQVDTEQTVQYNPSIHTSHTLKPVSDSEDSTASRLPDHKPELDAKLVLDLKPMVESKTVLDPVVDPKPTVDAAQAGWTHLTEFELSGLQVLVEKLESLPAGKRCIPDGIEDAQALLQHMKVLLKEHADDDPKLAITGRPVVCWPKKSIKPRTPARPRARVAPCGSRSPSARRRRTRCRRCEACVRTECGQCHFCKDMRKFGGPGRMKQTCILRQCIAPVLPHTAVCAVCGEAGKEDTVEEEQEMFRLMLMECSICNEIIHPGCLKEVGGVVNEELPNCWECPKCSQAGKAGKKRGPGFKFAPTLPGSLHKPRPPTDPPDKQDINKTTELPSVDLSALNQKTEPEDMPITKPEDSTEKPLPSLGVAPVLKSKAEEEEEEEETVHKKRKCCMDSEPEPSRKKISNVLNPEMLHAVKRESKEEEKGNEDEQRPKEEDGEDEKPVHQTSTLPNKTSALHENGQTRRVSGGDKQVKSQLKWLRSQWLKQKILKGEGRQANQNGTLPTNLESHDDGGGYLGDWLGTREELEKEEPLARKTLPPAAAQHLPKCAQVERHVIRPLPISPPPDRLPLNNGQSHVIGREEWMGVFSHLQHNELCVCMQVCKTWNRWCCDKRLWSRIDLNHCKSITPLMLSGIIRRQPLSLDLSWTNISKKQLSWLINRLPGLRKLQLAGCSWAAVSTLCSSACPPLLKLDLQWVEGLKDQQITDLLSPPSDYRPGQLDCSSKLSNIQELSLAGLDITDHSLRLIIKHLPSLTRLDLSYCSHITDHSINIITAAGTSSRDTLTHINLSVCHRVTDLSLMYFKRCGSISSIDLRSCSQVTRQACERFIAEMSVSVQFTLTDDKLLTKVS
- the LOC108425167 gene encoding lysine-specific demethylase 2B isoform X1 gives rise to the protein MVVMMMMVIMMMMEPCEESGRRLRSVCRRMYDENEDLSDVEDIVNIRGFDLEDKLQSDRYNSSFVHFMEGKDFTYEYVQREALRTPLVFKSKEGLGIRMPEPEFTVSEIKGLVGSRRTVDVMDVSTQKGSEMSMAQFVRYYETPEEEREKLFNVISLEFSHTKLENLIQRPAVVDLVDWVDNMWPLHLKQRQTEATNVISEMKYPKVQRYCLMSVKGCYTDFHIDFGGTSVWYHVFKGGKVFWLIPPSPSNLELYEQWVLSGKQSDVFLGDQVEGCERITLKQGHTFFIPSGWIHAVYTPEDSLVFGGNLLHSFNIPMQLLVYDIENRTKVHSKFRYPFFYEMCWYVLERYVQCLTKCSYLSEDFQREASLTGPISDLRGDMDESTETQVDTEQTVQYNPSIHTSHTLKPVSDSEDSTASRLPDHKPELDAKLVLDLKPMVESKTVLDPVVDPKPTVDAAQAGWTHLTEFELSGLQVLVEKLESLPAGKRCIPDGIEDAQALLQHMKVLLKEHADDDPKLAITGRPVVCWPKKSIKPRTPARPRARVAPCGSRSPSARRRRTRCRRCEACVRTECGQCHFCKDMRKFGGPGRMKQTCILRQCIAPVLPHTAVCAVCGEAGKEDTVEEEQEMFRLMLMECSICNEIIHPGCLKEVGGVVNEELPNCWECPKCSQAGKAGKQKRGPGFKFAPTLPGSLHKPRPPTDPPDKQDINKTTELPSVDLSALNQKTEPEDMPITKPEDSTEKPLPSLGVAPVLKSKAEEEEEEEETVHKKRKCCMDSEPEPSRKKISNVLNPEMLHAVKRESKEEEKGNEDEQRPKEEDGEDEKPVHQTSTLPNKTSALHENGQTRRVSGGDKQVKSQLKWLRSQWLKQKILKGEGRQANQNGTLPTNLESHDDGGGYLGDWLGTREELEKEEPLARKTLPPAAAQHLPKCAQVERHVIRPLPISPPPDRLPLNNGQSHVIGREEWMGVFSHLQHNELCVCMQVCKTWNRWCCDKRLWSRIDLNHCKSITPLMLSGIIRRQPLSLDLSWTNISKKQLSWLINRLPGLRKLQLAGCSWAAVSTLCSSACPPLLKLDLQWVEGLKDQQITDLLSPPSDYRPGQLDCSSKLSNIQELSLAGLDITDHSLRLIIKHLPSLTRLDLSYCSHITDHSINIITAAGTSSRDTLTHINLSVCHRVTDLSLMYFKRCGSISSIDLRSCSQVTRQACERFIAEMSVSVQFTLTDDKLLTKVS